The following proteins come from a genomic window of Aggregicoccus sp. 17bor-14:
- the menD gene encoding 2-succinyl-5-enolpyruvyl-6-hydroxy-3-cyclohexene-1-carboxylic-acid synthase, protein MSDANLNQLWARALVEELVRGGAREAVVCPGSRSTPLALACAEVPGLRLWSVIDERSAGFFALGLAKESGAPALLVATSGTAGAHFYPAVIEAAMTGVPLVVLTADRPLELQGWGAPQTIPQARLFGDFARAYADVGLPEATTVSLAHLRATAARAVATSLRAPRGAVQLNVPLREPLAPVPEPFGEERLAPLAREGRGAQPFVRILQSARAPDAAALAEVRALVEAKPRGVIVCGPRDAEDGFREAIEVLSRASGYPVLAEASSQVRFGGSGAPVLSLYDALLRHPPFAQAHRPDVVLRFGGGLTPKVPQAWLDASGADVVLFSDEGALVDPAHRASRILEGSAVLAARALAQGLSRGLGAWASSFQQAERRALGALEAAFAAQQDLSEPRVAREVVAALPAGAQLFISSSMPIRDVDAFAPASGAALRVLANRGANGIDGIVSTALGAAASSGRPTALLTGDLAFLHDVGGLLTARRQGVSLTVVVVNNDGGGIFSFLPLAGTTRHFEPLFGTPHGVDLAHAAALYGARFERPATPGALRAAVQAGLEGGLHLVEVRTERGGNVEAHRALFAKMAAALGDGPWA, encoded by the coding sequence ATGTCTGACGCGAACCTGAATCAGCTCTGGGCCCGCGCGCTGGTGGAGGAGCTGGTGCGCGGCGGCGCGCGCGAGGCGGTGGTGTGCCCGGGCTCTCGGTCCACGCCGCTCGCGCTTGCCTGCGCGGAGGTGCCGGGGCTGCGGCTGTGGTCGGTCATCGACGAGCGCTCGGCGGGCTTCTTCGCTCTGGGCCTCGCGAAGGAGAGCGGTGCCCCGGCGCTGCTGGTCGCCACCAGCGGCACGGCGGGCGCACACTTCTACCCGGCCGTCATCGAGGCCGCGATGACGGGCGTGCCCCTGGTGGTGCTCACCGCGGACCGTCCGCTCGAGCTGCAGGGCTGGGGCGCACCGCAGACCATCCCGCAGGCGCGCCTCTTCGGAGACTTCGCGCGCGCGTACGCGGACGTGGGTCTGCCCGAGGCCACCACGGTCTCCCTCGCGCACCTGCGCGCCACGGCGGCGCGCGCGGTGGCCACCTCGCTGCGCGCCCCCCGCGGCGCCGTGCAGCTCAACGTCCCGCTGCGCGAGCCGCTCGCGCCGGTGCCCGAGCCCTTCGGCGAGGAGCGCCTCGCGCCGCTCGCCCGCGAGGGGAGGGGCGCTCAGCCCTTCGTGCGCATCCTGCAGTCCGCGCGCGCGCCGGACGCGGCCGCGCTCGCCGAGGTGCGTGCGCTCGTGGAGGCGAAGCCGCGCGGCGTCATCGTGTGCGGACCGCGCGATGCGGAGGACGGCTTTCGCGAGGCCATCGAAGTGCTGTCGCGCGCGAGCGGCTATCCGGTGCTCGCCGAGGCGAGCTCCCAGGTGCGCTTCGGCGGCAGCGGCGCTCCTGTGCTCTCGCTCTACGACGCGCTGCTGCGCCATCCGCCCTTTGCGCAGGCGCACCGTCCCGACGTGGTCCTGCGCTTCGGCGGAGGGCTCACGCCGAAAGTGCCGCAGGCCTGGCTGGACGCGTCGGGCGCGGACGTCGTGCTCTTCAGCGACGAGGGCGCGCTGGTGGACCCCGCGCACCGCGCCTCGCGCATCCTCGAGGGCTCCGCGGTGCTCGCCGCACGCGCGCTCGCGCAGGGCCTCTCGCGAGGCCTCGGGGCCTGGGCCTCCAGCTTCCAGCAGGCGGAGCGACGCGCCCTCGGCGCACTCGAGGCGGCGTTCGCCGCGCAGCAGGACCTGAGCGAGCCGCGGGTGGCGCGCGAGGTCGTGGCGGCGCTACCGGCCGGCGCCCAGCTCTTCATCTCCAGCAGCATGCCCATCCGGGACGTGGACGCCTTCGCGCCCGCCTCCGGCGCCGCGCTGCGCGTGCTCGCGAACCGCGGGGCGAACGGCATCGACGGCATCGTGTCCACGGCGCTCGGCGCAGCGGCTTCCTCCGGGCGGCCCACCGCGCTGCTCACCGGAGACCTCGCCTTCCTGCACGACGTGGGCGGACTGCTCACGGCGCGCCGCCAGGGCGTGTCGCTCACCGTCGTCGTGGTGAACAACGACGGCGGCGGCATCTTCAGCTTCCTGCCGCTCGCCGGCACCACCCGCCACTTCGAGCCGCTGTTCGGCACGCCGCACGGCGTGGACCTCGCGCACGCGGCGGCGCTGTACGGCGCCCGCTTCGAGCGCCCCGCCACGCCGGGCGCCCTGCGCGCCGCGGTGCAGGCGGGACTCGAGGGCGGGCTGCACCTGGTGGAGGTGCGCACCGAGCGCGGCGGCAACGTCGAGGCACACCGCGCGCTGTTCGCGAAGATGGCAGCCGCACTGGGAGACGGACCATGGGCGTGA
- a CDS encoding isochorismate synthase MenF has translation MTTHTPLDGRRYVAGTLSLPAVDPLAGADVLGLPSVYWERPLAQEAAAGWGEAAAVGADDAAGALRVLEALASDGAVRWLGGAAEAMPGPWFGGMRFAASQGPDYAGGALGWDSFGHGRWVLPELLVWRVEGGLRAAAFAPEDAGGEDRVRSRLERVRNAFPERYRHAREGAQHLQLRSSREGFEARVSRALEAIGSGALQKVVMARAIDAQAEQPFSLVDVLARLREQNPRCATFLLRAPGGTAFVGATPETLCRMEGARLSTEALAGSASPAQAGALAGSDKDLREHRSVVDGIREALAPLSSAVHADEAPALLALKNVVHLRTGIEAELKEGVGPAALVSALHPTPAVGGSPRERALHFLREHEALDRGWYAGPVGWVGPGRAHLVVALRSALVEGARARLFVGAGIVRGSDPAAEWRETEIKGVAMRRALGEANV, from the coding sequence ATGACGACGCACACTCCGCTTGACGGACGCCGCTACGTGGCCGGGACCCTGTCCCTGCCCGCGGTGGATCCGCTCGCGGGCGCGGACGTGCTGGGGCTGCCCTCGGTATACTGGGAGCGCCCGCTCGCGCAGGAGGCGGCCGCAGGGTGGGGCGAGGCAGCGGCCGTCGGCGCGGACGACGCCGCGGGCGCCCTGCGCGTGCTCGAGGCGCTCGCCTCGGATGGCGCGGTGCGCTGGCTGGGCGGTGCGGCCGAGGCGATGCCCGGTCCGTGGTTCGGCGGCATGCGCTTCGCGGCCTCGCAGGGGCCCGACTACGCGGGCGGCGCGCTGGGCTGGGACAGCTTCGGCCACGGGCGCTGGGTGCTGCCCGAGCTGCTGGTGTGGCGTGTGGAGGGCGGCCTGCGCGCCGCGGCCTTCGCCCCGGAGGACGCGGGCGGCGAGGACCGGGTGCGCTCGCGCCTCGAGCGCGTGCGCAATGCCTTTCCAGAGCGGTACCGGCACGCCAGAGAAGGCGCGCAGCACCTGCAGCTGCGCTCCTCGCGCGAGGGCTTCGAGGCGCGGGTGAGCCGGGCGCTCGAGGCCATCGGGTCGGGGGCGTTGCAGAAGGTGGTGATGGCGCGCGCCATCGACGCCCAGGCCGAGCAGCCCTTCTCTCTGGTGGACGTGCTCGCGCGGCTGCGCGAGCAGAACCCGCGCTGCGCGACCTTCCTGCTGCGCGCGCCGGGCGGCACCGCCTTCGTGGGGGCGACGCCCGAGACGCTGTGCCGCATGGAGGGCGCCCGCCTGAGCACCGAGGCGCTCGCGGGCTCGGCGTCGCCCGCGCAGGCGGGGGCGCTCGCGGGAAGCGACAAGGACCTGCGCGAGCACCGCTCGGTCGTGGACGGCATCCGCGAGGCGCTCGCGCCGCTGTCCAGCGCGGTGCACGCGGACGAAGCGCCCGCGCTGCTCGCGCTGAAGAACGTGGTGCACCTGCGTACGGGCATCGAGGCGGAGCTGAAGGAGGGTGTGGGCCCCGCGGCCCTGGTGTCCGCGCTGCACCCGACGCCCGCGGTGGGCGGCAGCCCTCGCGAGCGCGCGCTGCACTTCCTGCGCGAGCACGAGGCGCTGGATCGCGGCTGGTACGCGGGGCCGGTGGGCTGGGTGGGGCCGGGGCGCGCGCACCTGGTAGTGGCGCTGCGCTCGGCGCTGGTGGAGGGCGCGCGGGCGCGGCTCTTCGTGGGGGCGGGCATCGTGCGCGGCTCGGACCCCGCGGCCGAGTGGCGCGAGACGGAGATCAAGGGCGTGGCCATGCGGCGCGCGCTCGGAGAGGCGAATGTCTGA
- the aroF gene encoding 3-deoxy-7-phosphoheptulonate synthase: MSGKRADDTQVSGGGKVRDPGPRLVWREAHPEDTRVRVGTQGLEIGGAGFVVMAGPCAVEGVEQTETAAAAVARSGAHLLRGGVFKPRTSPYAFQGMGEPGLRILAEAGRKNGLPVISEVMDTAQIPMMLEHADVLQVGARNMQNFALLRALGKVRKPVLVKRGLSATVQEWFLAAEYLLAGGNEQVILCERGIRTFETETRNTLDLAAVALAKQRTHLPVIVDPSHATGNADLILPMALAAVAAGADGLLIEVHPRPEQALCDGHQALTPERFDAVMRRLPPILAAMNRHLTRPVQPAHAAGAR; encoded by the coding sequence GTGAGCGGCAAGCGGGCAGACGACACGCAGGTGAGCGGGGGCGGCAAGGTCCGCGACCCGGGACCGCGGCTCGTCTGGCGCGAGGCCCATCCGGAGGACACCCGCGTGCGCGTGGGCACGCAGGGGCTGGAGATCGGCGGCGCGGGCTTCGTGGTGATGGCGGGCCCCTGTGCGGTGGAGGGCGTGGAGCAGACCGAGACGGCGGCCGCCGCGGTGGCGCGCTCGGGCGCGCACCTGCTGCGCGGCGGCGTCTTCAAGCCGCGCACCAGCCCCTACGCGTTCCAGGGCATGGGCGAGCCGGGCCTGCGCATCCTCGCCGAGGCGGGGCGCAAGAACGGGCTCCCGGTCATCAGCGAGGTGATGGACACCGCGCAGATCCCGATGATGCTCGAGCACGCGGACGTGCTGCAGGTGGGCGCGCGCAACATGCAGAACTTCGCGCTGCTGCGGGCGCTGGGCAAGGTGAGGAAGCCCGTGCTGGTGAAGCGCGGCCTCTCCGCCACGGTGCAGGAGTGGTTCCTCGCCGCGGAGTACCTGCTCGCGGGCGGCAACGAGCAGGTCATCCTGTGCGAGCGCGGCATCCGCACCTTCGAGACCGAGACGCGCAACACGCTGGATCTCGCGGCGGTGGCGCTCGCCAAGCAGCGCACGCACCTGCCCGTCATCGTGGACCCCTCGCACGCGACCGGCAACGCGGACCTCATCCTGCCCATGGCCCTGGCGGCCGTGGCGGCGGGCGCGGACGGGCTGCTCATCGAGGTGCACCCGCGCCCCGAGCAGGCCCTGTGTGACGGCCACCAGGCCCTCACCCCCGAGCGCTTCGACGCCGTGATGCGGCGGCTGCCGCCCATCCTCGCGGCGATGAACCGACACCTCACGCGGCCGGTGCAGCCGGCCCACGCAGCGGGAGCCCGATGA
- the ubiE gene encoding bifunctional demethylmenaquinone methyltransferase/2-methoxy-6-polyprenyl-1,4-benzoquinol methylase UbiE translates to MSTEVRQMFSSIATRYDVTNEVLSFGIHRLWRRKAIQLSGAKPGDAVLDCATGTGDLAIAFKHTVGGDGRVVGTDFCPEMLDSAPAKASREGLEIEFAVADAMDLRQYADATFDVASISFGIRNVDDPVKCLKEMARVVKPGGRVVVLEFGQPRGLFGGLFRFYSKVLMPFVGGLITGNRAAYEYLPRTAAAFPAGEKFLELMDRSGAYRKRAAHPLTFGTAYVYVGTVR, encoded by the coding sequence ATGAGCACCGAAGTGCGCCAGATGTTCTCCTCCATCGCCACGCGCTACGACGTGACGAACGAGGTCCTGTCTTTCGGCATCCACCGCCTGTGGCGCCGCAAGGCCATCCAGCTCTCGGGCGCGAAGCCGGGCGACGCGGTGCTCGACTGCGCCACCGGCACGGGTGACCTGGCCATCGCCTTCAAGCACACCGTGGGCGGCGACGGGCGCGTGGTGGGCACGGACTTCTGCCCCGAGATGCTCGACAGCGCGCCGGCGAAGGCCTCGCGCGAGGGGCTGGAGATCGAGTTCGCGGTCGCCGACGCGATGGACCTGCGCCAGTACGCGGACGCCACCTTCGACGTGGCCTCCATCTCCTTCGGCATCCGCAACGTGGATGACCCGGTGAAGTGCCTCAAGGAGATGGCCCGGGTGGTGAAGCCGGGCGGGCGCGTGGTGGTGCTGGAGTTCGGCCAGCCGCGCGGGCTCTTCGGCGGCCTCTTCCGCTTCTACAGCAAGGTGCTGATGCCCTTCGTGGGCGGCCTGATCACCGGCAACCGCGCCGCCTACGAGTACCTGCCGCGCACGGCCGCCGCCTTCCCCGCGGGCGAGAAGTTCCTCGAGCTGATGGACCGCTCGGGGGCCTACCGCAAGCGTGCGGCGCACCCGCTCACGTTCGGGACGGCCTACGTGTATGTCGGCACGGTGCGCTGA
- a CDS encoding shikimate kinase, whose product MSAVLDAVDPRLAPALREELARPGAALAPAATQTLAIAGHRAAGKTRLLPLLSALTGRPGVDLDAELARQHGRALRDWVREDVAGFRAAERAAFAQLPPGSLVALGGGFLSHHPDALAGTFTVLVPLSAETYRERLLADRERPRLRPELSLEEEISRVWAEREALHARVPTVPLVHLLRALLPPRSA is encoded by the coding sequence GTGAGCGCGGTGCTCGACGCGGTGGACCCGCGGCTCGCGCCCGCGCTGCGCGAGGAGCTCGCCCGGCCAGGCGCCGCGCTCGCGCCCGCCGCCACCCAGACCCTGGCCATCGCCGGCCACCGCGCCGCGGGCAAGACGCGGCTGCTGCCGCTGCTCTCGGCCCTCACCGGGCGCCCGGGCGTGGACCTGGATGCCGAGCTCGCGCGCCAGCACGGCCGCGCGCTGCGCGACTGGGTGCGCGAGGACGTGGCGGGTTTCCGCGCCGCCGAGCGCGCCGCCTTCGCGCAGCTTCCGCCCGGCTCGCTCGTGGCGCTGGGCGGGGGCTTCCTCTCGCACCACCCGGACGCGCTCGCCGGCACCTTCACGGTGCTGGTGCCCCTGAGCGCGGAGACCTACCGCGAGCGCCTCCTGGCGGACCGCGAGCGGCCGCGGCTGCGTCCCGAGCTGAGCCTCGAGGAGGAGATTTCCCGCGTCTGGGCCGAGCGCGAGGCGCTGCACGCGCGCGTGCCCACCGTCCCGCTCGTGCACCTGCTGCGCGCGCTGCTGCCCCCGAGGTCCGCGTGA
- a CDS encoding shikimate dehydrogenase: MSSCRVVTLPPSVRAEAARLFAEEARRRGAQLLELRTDLHHDADVDAGALARVLPLLVSERGAPVPPRWLQAARLVDLPVEGALEAGGPQLLASHHAERPLMTEEALQLWARPLPPGAQVKHVEPLGAPSRLPELLETQARLVARFGEGRVTVLAMGPLALPVRAVLAVHNTLDYVAAGGAWSAAVGQRLLEDVVRESARGAGGLRRGILGTGIAHSRSPRIHRQPFDRIDLPEDADVEALVDALRPHYAGFAITSPFKKHLARHAGSALEAVNTLVRRGERWEAFNTDHEGAREVLQRLRVSEAFVLGDGGASAALRAVAPEVGTALRVLRRADVDAPLRGAGVWTWPERVEVPPGLRFEGARVAVIAYGAPGRRIAAEIRRRGGEPVPLGAAWFVAQARRQRSLWETAT; this comes from the coding sequence GTGAGCTCCTGCCGCGTCGTCACCCTTCCTCCCTCGGTGCGCGCAGAGGCGGCCCGCCTCTTCGCCGAGGAGGCGCGCCGCCGCGGCGCACAGCTGCTCGAGCTGCGCACGGACCTGCACCACGATGCGGACGTGGACGCGGGCGCCCTCGCCCGCGTGCTGCCCCTGCTCGTGTCCGAGCGCGGCGCGCCCGTGCCACCGCGCTGGCTTCAGGCCGCACGGCTCGTGGACCTCCCGGTGGAGGGGGCGCTGGAGGCAGGCGGGCCGCAGCTGCTCGCCTCGCACCACGCGGAGCGTCCGCTCATGACGGAGGAGGCGCTGCAGCTCTGGGCGCGCCCGCTGCCGCCCGGGGCGCAGGTGAAGCACGTGGAGCCCCTCGGCGCTCCTTCGCGCTTACCCGAGCTGCTCGAGACGCAAGCCCGGCTCGTGGCCCGCTTCGGCGAGGGCCGGGTGACGGTGCTCGCGATGGGGCCGCTCGCCCTGCCGGTGCGCGCGGTGCTCGCGGTGCACAACACGCTCGACTACGTGGCGGCGGGCGGCGCCTGGAGCGCCGCGGTGGGGCAGCGCCTGCTCGAGGACGTGGTGCGCGAGAGCGCGCGCGGCGCCGGTGGCCTTCGCCGCGGCATCCTCGGCACCGGCATCGCGCACTCCCGCTCGCCGCGCATCCACCGCCAGCCCTTCGATCGCATCGACCTTCCGGAGGACGCGGACGTGGAGGCGCTGGTGGACGCGCTGCGGCCCCACTACGCGGGCTTCGCCATCACCAGCCCCTTCAAGAAGCACCTCGCGCGGCACGCGGGCAGCGCGCTCGAGGCGGTGAACACGCTGGTGCGCCGCGGCGAGCGCTGGGAGGCCTTCAACACGGACCACGAGGGCGCCCGCGAGGTGCTGCAGCGGCTGCGCGTCTCCGAGGCCTTCGTGCTCGGAGACGGCGGGGCGAGCGCGGCGCTGCGCGCGGTGGCCCCAGAGGTCGGGACGGCACTGCGGGTGCTGCGGCGCGCGGACGTGGACGCGCCCCTGCGCGGCGCGGGCGTGTGGACCTGGCCCGAGCGCGTGGAGGTTCCCCCGGGCCTGCGCTTCGAGGGAGCGCGCGTGGCGGTGATCGCCTACGGTGCTCCGGGCCGGCGCATCGCCGCGGAGATCCGCCGCCGCGGCGGGGAGCCCGTGCCCCTGGGCGCGGCCTGGTTCGTCGCGCAGGCCCGCCGGCAGCGCAGCCTCTGGGAGACCGCCACATGA
- the aroC gene encoding chorismate synthase: MNTLGTLFRLTTFGESHGVALGAVVDGCPAGVPLETADIQRALDRRRPGQSALTTARAEADQVEILSGVFEGRTLGTPLAAIVRNQNQRSQDYDALKAQDRPGHADAVWRERFKHRDHRGGGRTSGRETLCRVIGGAVAEAYLAQALPSLRTVAWVSQVGPLAAAPPSVGLTRAQVDAHATRCPDPVAAEQMAARILAAKQAGDSLGGAIDLRIEGLPVGLGEPIFSKLKSLLAHAMGSVGAVTGVLWGPPDLMTRLEQPGTVFHSGKDTYGGIQGGLANGEPVELRVLFKPPATLLDHAKAGRHDPCILPRAVPVLEAMASLVLADLHLHLDARPHHA, translated from the coding sequence ATGAACACGCTGGGTACCCTCTTCCGCCTCACCACCTTCGGCGAGAGCCACGGCGTGGCGCTGGGCGCCGTGGTGGACGGCTGCCCCGCCGGAGTGCCGCTCGAGACGGCCGACATCCAGCGCGCGCTCGACCGGCGCCGCCCCGGTCAGTCGGCCCTCACCACGGCGCGCGCCGAGGCGGACCAGGTGGAGATCCTCTCGGGCGTCTTCGAGGGGCGCACCCTGGGCACGCCGCTTGCCGCCATCGTGCGCAACCAGAACCAGCGCTCGCAGGACTACGACGCACTCAAGGCGCAGGATCGGCCGGGCCACGCGGATGCCGTGTGGCGCGAGCGCTTCAAGCACCGCGATCACCGCGGTGGCGGGCGCACCAGCGGCCGGGAGACCCTCTGCCGCGTCATCGGCGGCGCGGTGGCGGAGGCCTACCTCGCGCAGGCGCTGCCCTCCTTGCGCACCGTGGCGTGGGTGAGCCAGGTGGGCCCGCTCGCCGCAGCGCCCCCCTCGGTGGGGCTCACGCGCGCCCAGGTGGATGCGCACGCGACGCGCTGCCCCGACCCGGTGGCCGCCGAGCAGATGGCCGCGCGCATCCTCGCCGCGAAGCAGGCGGGTGACAGCCTCGGCGGCGCCATCGACTTGCGCATCGAGGGGCTGCCCGTGGGGCTCGGCGAGCCCATCTTCAGCAAGCTCAAGAGCCTGCTCGCGCACGCCATGGGCAGCGTGGGCGCGGTGACGGGCGTGCTCTGGGGGCCGCCCGACTTGATGACCCGCCTCGAGCAGCCGGGCACCGTCTTCCACTCCGGGAAGGACACCTACGGCGGCATCCAGGGCGGGCTCGCCAACGGAGAGCCGGTGGAGCTGCGGGTGCTCTTCAAGCCGCCTGCGACGCTGCTGGACCACGCCAAGGCGGGCCGTCACGACCCCTGCATCCTGCCGCGCGCCGTCCCGGTGCTCGAGGCGATGGCCTCCCTCGTGCTCGCGGACCTGCACCTCCACCTCGACGCCCGCCCGCACCACGCATGA
- a CDS encoding 3-dehydroquinate synthase family protein: MSPLPPGAYRPAEDRWGPFPRLARALPEGSLVVVDRKVARLHPALMTALRAREPRAVVPLTGGEGAKSFRALEQVLAAGLTLPRSGTLLAIGGGTVGDVSTVAAHLLKRGVRLVQVPSTLLAAVDSSLGGKGAVDLTVRGRVVKNPAGVFHYADEAWVCPELFTTLTDAQRREGAIEAWKMVVCLDAALFARYLRRPPALPALVRDARRLKESVCAQDPYEQSGLRRVLNFGHSFGHVLESLSAFRLSHGDAVGLGMLCALDAGRALGVTPPEVATQVEEALTQKVGVLGRAALARFARRGTPGEVRALLAADKKAGAAGQLRMVLLTGVGSTCVRDVEEAAWRALWPAWTREVRP, translated from the coding sequence ATGAGCCCGCTCCCGCCTGGCGCCTACCGCCCCGCCGAGGACCGCTGGGGCCCCTTTCCCCGGCTCGCGCGCGCGCTGCCCGAGGGCAGCCTCGTCGTGGTGGACCGCAAGGTGGCGCGCCTGCATCCCGCGCTCATGACGGCCCTGCGCGCGCGGGAGCCCCGCGCGGTCGTGCCGCTCACCGGCGGCGAGGGCGCGAAGAGCTTCCGTGCGCTGGAGCAGGTGCTCGCCGCGGGCCTCACCCTGCCCCGCTCCGGCACGCTGCTCGCCATCGGCGGCGGCACCGTGGGGGACGTGAGCACGGTCGCCGCGCACCTGCTCAAGCGCGGCGTGCGCCTGGTGCAGGTGCCGAGCACGCTGCTCGCGGCGGTGGACAGCAGCCTCGGTGGCAAGGGCGCGGTGGACCTCACGGTGCGCGGGCGTGTGGTGAAGAACCCCGCGGGCGTCTTCCACTACGCGGACGAGGCCTGGGTGTGCCCGGAGCTGTTCACCACGCTGACGGATGCCCAGCGGCGCGAGGGGGCCATCGAGGCCTGGAAGATGGTGGTCTGCCTCGACGCCGCCCTCTTCGCGCGCTACCTGCGCCGCCCGCCTGCCCTGCCCGCGCTGGTGCGCGACGCGCGCCGGCTCAAGGAGAGCGTCTGCGCGCAGGACCCCTACGAGCAGTCGGGCCTGCGGCGCGTGCTCAACTTCGGCCACTCCTTCGGCCACGTGCTGGAGAGCCTCAGCGCCTTCCGCCTCTCGCACGGAGACGCCGTGGGGCTCGGCATGCTGTGCGCGCTGGACGCGGGCCGCGCGCTCGGGGTGACGCCTCCCGAGGTCGCCACGCAGGTGGAGGAGGCGCTCACGCAGAAGGTGGGCGTGCTGGGCCGCGCGGCGCTCGCGCGCTTCGCCCGCCGGGGCACGCCCGGGGAGGTGCGGGCCCTGCTCGCGGCGGACAAGAAGGCGGGCGCCGCGGGGCAGCTGCGCATGGTGCTGCTCACGGGCGTGGGGAGCACCTGCGTGAGGGACGTGGAAGAGGCCGCCTGGCGCGCGCTGTGGCCCGCGTGGACCCGCGAGGTGCGGCCGTGA
- a CDS encoding 3-phosphoshikimate 1-carboxyvinyltransferase, producing the protein MTVLRVDPSALQAAQLTPPLSKSDAQRALVLAHLSGARTLEGLESEPVESLPADVRTLLRGLDALRLPPGPRRELDCADGGAPFRILLTQAATTPGFRGGFRGTPRLGERPHAPLLEALREALGPVGLRLEEGRPWPLELWAPQDSVGAPPRFRVRSEQSSQYASSLLLGAAALYLRERRPWSVELEGGLTSPGYLELTLAWMARFGFDVRREPGRLTVTGHTPPAQLPALPGDWSSLGYLLLVAWRSGGSVERVDLASAQPDQALLEIVREAGLRTASPAPGVLRLEGEALRGVRASGTRCPDLLPTLAALAMVLPGPSVLSDVGVLRLKESDRLEGIRALVSAFGGSSALEGEGLTLQAPASRPAHFEVDSREDHRLAMSAATLSVLSGVPLTLHGPECVAKSFPGFWTQLQRTGVRLT; encoded by the coding sequence GTGACCGTCCTGCGGGTGGATCCCTCCGCTCTCCAAGCGGCGCAGCTCACCCCGCCGCTGTCCAAGTCGGACGCGCAGCGCGCGCTGGTGCTCGCCCACCTCTCGGGCGCTCGCACGCTGGAGGGCCTCGAGTCGGAGCCGGTGGAGTCCTTGCCCGCGGACGTGCGCACGCTGCTGCGTGGGCTCGACGCACTGCGCCTGCCGCCCGGCCCCCGGCGCGAGCTGGACTGCGCCGACGGAGGCGCGCCGTTCCGCATCCTCCTCACCCAGGCAGCGACGACGCCGGGCTTTCGCGGCGGCTTCCGCGGCACGCCGCGGCTGGGCGAGCGCCCCCACGCACCACTGCTCGAGGCGCTGCGCGAGGCGCTGGGGCCGGTGGGGCTTCGGCTCGAGGAGGGACGGCCCTGGCCGCTGGAGCTGTGGGCGCCGCAGGACAGCGTGGGTGCCCCTCCCCGCTTCCGCGTGCGTTCGGAGCAGAGCAGCCAGTACGCCTCGAGCCTCCTGCTGGGCGCGGCCGCGCTGTACCTGCGCGAGCGGCGCCCGTGGAGCGTGGAGCTGGAGGGAGGGCTCACCAGCCCGGGCTACCTCGAGCTCACGCTCGCGTGGATGGCGCGCTTCGGCTTCGACGTGCGCCGCGAGCCCGGCCGGCTCACGGTGACGGGACACACGCCGCCCGCGCAGCTGCCCGCGCTGCCCGGCGACTGGTCCTCGCTGGGCTACCTGTTGCTCGTGGCGTGGCGCTCCGGCGGCAGCGTGGAGCGCGTGGACCTGGCGAGCGCGCAGCCGGACCAGGCCCTGCTCGAGATCGTGCGCGAGGCCGGGCTGCGCACGGCCTCGCCGGCCCCGGGCGTGCTGCGGCTGGAGGGTGAGGCCCTGCGCGGCGTGCGCGCCTCGGGCACGCGCTGCCCCGACCTGCTGCCCACGCTGGCCGCGCTCGCGATGGTGCTGCCGGGCCCCTCGGTGCTCTCGGACGTGGGCGTGCTGCGGCTCAAGGAGAGCGATCGCCTCGAGGGCATCCGCGCGCTCGTCTCGGCGTTCGGCGGCAGCAGCGCGCTCGAGGGCGAGGGGCTGACGCTGCAGGCCCCGGCCTCGCGCCCCGCGCACTTCGAGGTGGACAGCCGGGAGGACCACCGCCTCGCGATGTCCGCGGCCACCCTCAGCGTGCTCTCCGGGGTGCCGCTCACGCTGCACGGGCCGGAGTGCGTGGCGAAGAGCTTTCCGGGCTTCTGGACGCAGCTTCAGCGCACCGGCGTGCGCCTCACGTAG